Below is a window of Cryptosporangium aurantiacum DNA.
CTTCCCGGCGGACCGGCTCGACGAGGGCGTCCGGGCGGCGCTGGACCCTCTCGCGGGGGGTAGCGGGATGCGGATTGCCGACGCGGTCGCGGTCTGCGAGGACCCGGTCAGCGGCACGCGCTCCGTCGAGTTGCGCGACCTGCCGGGCCTCGCAGGCGACCTGACCGGCCTGGCCACCGGCCTGATCGCCGAGGCCGATCTGCGCCAGGTATCGACGCTGGTCGACGCGCGCACCGTGGCGCTGGTGGTGCTGCTCGAACACGGCTGGATCCACGAACTGTCCGATTCGGTCGCCGC
It encodes the following:
- a CDS encoding DUF6325 family protein; translation: MVLGPLELMVLTFPADRLDEGVRAALDPLAGGSGMRIADAVAVCEDPVSGTRSVELRDLPGLAGDLTGLATGLIAEADLRQVSTLVDARTVALVVLLEHGWIHELSDSVAAAHGRIHGLTHISGLPGRVRQLAAAH